The Pseudomonadota bacterium genome contains the following window.
CCATTGCCCAGGAACAGGATATTGGCTCACAAAAATCAATAACAAAAACCCTTGAGGCAAGGGTGGGTGAGGAATTTACACTTGTCCTTGAATCGAACCGGACAACCGGCTATAGTTGGCAGCTCACCGAACCTTTTGATGAAGGGATAATAAGGCTCATAAGCTCTGAATACAAGGCACCTGAAACAAGGGTCATAGGTGCTGGCAATAAAGAGG
Protein-coding sequences here:
- a CDS encoding protease inhibitor I42 family protein yields the protein IAQEQDIGSQKSITKTLEARVGEEFTLVLESNRTTGYSWQLTEPFDEGIIRLISSEYKAPETRVIGAGNKEVWTFKAVGGGKTRINMGYVRPWEKDTLPVRTTTIEVTVKPAK